CGGTCTAACTCTTGCTGGGAGATGGCTCCTTGGGCAAATAACGTTTGGTTACGCTGGAGATTCAATTGGGCCTGTTGCAGCGCTGCTTGAATTTCCGCCACCTGGGCTTGCGCCTGGGCAATCTCCTGCTGCCGGTTGCCGGCCAGGAGTCGTTGTAGATTAGCTTGCGCCCCTTGGACTTGGGCCTGGGCTTGGATCAGTTGCCCCCGCAGGTTACTGTCGTCCATAAGGGCCAGGATTTGACCTGCCACCACCCGGTCCCCCTCCCGCACCCGCAGTTCCCGGACGATACCGGCATTTTTGGGGCTGATATTAATCGTGCGTTCTGGGCGGACTTCCCCGTTCACCTGGACGGTCACTGGCAGGGTTTCCTGGGTCACCACCGCAGTTTTGACGGCCGGTTGCCTAGCGGGTCGAGGGCGTCCCTGCCACCACCAAATCCCACCGGTGATGACTACGGCTGCTCCCACCAGCGGTATCCAGCCTTTAGCCTGCTTGACCCGTTTGAACACGGTTGACCCACCTCAACCCCCCTTGTATTCTAGACTGCCGTAGCCGCTTTGGGGTTCAGCGAATCCAGTGCAGGTTTAATCCCGGATTTGCTCCCGCAGTTGGGCCGGGATGGTCACCGGTGGTTGCTCCAGGGTGATGCGTAAAGCCCGTTGGGGATTGCGCAGGGTGGCCGTGCTGACCGATGGGCTAGGTTGCTGGGCCAATTCGGGGGTCGGCGTACGGGTCACCAGACCGGAAAGGACACCCCCTACCAGGGCCGAAGCCGCCACCAGTAGGCCACTCCAAACCAGTCGCTTACGGGCGCGCCGGGTTATACGGGTCAATACGCCGGTCACCACTTCATCCACGGGCATCCCCGGTGTGGGGGCGGGCAATTCCTGACAAAGCTCGTGCAATTGCACCAATTGACGGTATAGACGCTGCGCCTCCGGGTCCGTAGCCAGCCAATGTTCGACCAAAGCCCGTTCTTCAGGACTGACTTCCCCGTCCACATAGGCGCTGAGCAGTTCAAACCGGTCGAGGGACTCATGACGTGTGGTTAACATAGGCGGAAGCGGCACACCCGCTACTAATATGGCACAAAACTAGCTGTCTAAGTAGGGTTTCAGTTGGCTCTGTAAACGCGCCCGCGCCCGGGCAATCCGGGACTTCACCGTTCCCAAGGAGGTTCCGGTAATCTCGGCAATTTCCTCATAGGCCAAGCCCTCTAGCTCCCGCAAGATAATGGTGGTGCGAAACACCTCGGGCAGCTCAGCAATGGCCCGTTGCAGGCGCTCGTAAAACTCTTGGGTGGCTAAGTCGTCACTGGGGCCGGGGTGGTCGCAGGGCAGGTCCCAATCCACGTCGGTATGGCCCATCTGGCGGGGCGCATCCAAAGAGACGGTCATTCGCTGGCGTTTGCGACGGCGCAGCTCGTCGTAAAACAGATTCGTGGCAATCCGGCTTAACCAACTCCTAAACTTCTTAGGGTCTTGCAGTCGCTTAATATGACGGTAGGCGCGCACCCACACCTCCTGGACCAAATCCGCCCGGTCTGGCCAGTCGGCCGCCAGATGGTACAGGAGACGCTCCACGTGGGTCTGATGGCGACGCACCAGTTCCGTGAAGGCAGCACGGTCAGGCTGTAACCCCTGTTGGCAACGGCAGACCAACTCCTCGGTGGTGAGTTTGCCCACAGGCACAGACGGCACCTCAAAACGGGACCACGCAGCAGACAACGGTGGATGCATGGGTGAGCCTAAGTCGTTCAGTATCTACCTGGCCACTGAGTAGAGACGTCATGACCTGGCCCAAGTTCCTGCGAGTTATTCCCATCTTAATCCTGGCGGTGGCCCCCTTTGGCTGTGGGTTACGCCCCAAAGTCCGCCCCTTGCCCCAGGACCCCATGATCCAGGCCTATTTCAACCAATCCGAAGCCGCCACCTACCGCGACCCCTACCGCACAAAGGTCCCCGAACGCTATGGGGATAATTTCGAAGCCATCATTCTGCGGGAGATCGAAAATGCCACCCGCTCGATTGATGTGGCCGTGCAGGAAATTCGCTTGCCCTTGGTGGCCAAAGCCCTGGTGCAAAAACACCAAGCGGGCGTACGGGTACGGGTCATCTTGGAAAACAGTTACAACGTAGCTTTGAGTCAGTTGACCGAAGCCCAAGTGGATGAACTCAATCCCCATAGCCGCAGCCGTTATGAAGAGGTCTTCCAACTCATGGACACCAATGGGGATGGCCGCCTCAGCCAAGAGGAAATCAACAATGGCGACGCCATTATCATCTTCCAAAACGGGAATGTACCTCTGATTGACGATACGGCCGATGGGTCCAAAGGCAGTGGCTTGATGCACCATAAATTCATGGTCTTTGATGAACGGCGGGTGCTGGTCACCTCGGCCAATTTCACCACCAGTGATATGCATGGAGATTTTGGTTCCCCGGAAAGCCGAGGTAACCCCAATTCCCTTCTGCTAATTGACAGCCCGGAGGTGGCGCGGTTGTTTGTGGAGGAATTTAACATCATGTGGGGGGATGGACCGGGTGGGCTACCGGATAGCCGCTTTGGCATTCAGAAACCCCTGCGCCCGCCCCAGACCCTGAACGTGGGCAATGGCCGTCTTACGGTGATGTTTTCGCCGGCCCGCCGCCGCCAGTGGCACCAAAGCACCAACGCCCTGATTGCCGAAACCCTCAGCCAAGCCCAACGTAGCATTGACCTGGCCTTATTCGTGTTTTCTGAGCAACCGTTGGTGGATGTGATGGAACCCCTGCACAACAAAGGTGTGCGCATTCGGGCTTTGATTGAACCAGATTTTGCCTATAAGTACTACAGCGAGACGCTGGATATGTGGGGGTTGGCGCTGCCCCGCAAAGGCACCTGCAAATACGAACCCAATAACGCCCCCTGGCGCAATCCCGCCCGCGAAGTCGGTGTTCCCAAACTGCCAAAAGGGGACCGGTTGCACCATAAATTCGGCCTGATTGACAACTACATCGTTATTGTGGGTTCCCACAACTGGACGCCGGCGGCCAACCACAACAACGATGAAACCCTCCTGGTGATTCGCAACGCTACGGTGGCTGCCCATTTCCAGCGGGAATTTGAACGTTTGATGCGAAATGCCCAGCTGGGGCCGCCGGGATGGTTGCTCCGGGCGGTCAAGGAGGCGGACCGGAATTGCGGTCGCGTGGTAGGTCCTTGAGCAATTGGCTAGGGTTAGGGGATAATAACCGCAGGGTCAACGGAATAAGTTCCAAGCTCCTCCGCTGCAAAAGTAAACTCGCGTCCAGGGACGATGGCGGATCTGAGAATCTAAGGAGGGGCAGCAGAGTATGAGACGATGGCAGTGGTTGGTTGCGGTTGTGGTGGGCACGAACTTGCTTGCCAGTTCCCTGCCCGGCCAAGCCCAATTGGTTCCGAGACGACAACGGCAAAGGGTTGCGCGCCAACAACCAGCGGTGGTCGCCGCTACCCAGAACCAACCGAATTTGCCTAGACGGGTGATTTCCCTGCAGCAATTGGGCTATACCCGCCCGGTAGTCCTGCGCGGCCCCAACCCGGAATTCGGGGTGAGTATTCCCATCCATGGTCGTGGTCTGGATGTCCAACAGAGTTTTGTGCAGTTAGAATTGGCCCCTTCGCCAGTGCTCAAAGGGGATTCTACCGTGCGGATTCTGGTCAATGGACGACCGGAGCGAGTGATCCCGGTGAAGGAGTTGATCCCCCAAAAAACGGTGCGTATACCGTTGCGGATGCCGCCGCCTGGGGAACGGTTTATTTCGGTGGGGATCGAAGGGTTTTTGCGGATTTCCCAGGATTTTTGCCAAGATGCCATCTCGGGAAACCTGTTTTTGACGGTGGGGGAAAATAGTTTTTTCCAACTGGTGCCCACCGCTACGGATAACTCCATCTATGCTTGGTTTCGTCCCACCTACCGGCGGGTGGTGATGGCGGTTCCGCCCCAAATGGACCAGGCTACAACCCAGGCAGCCCTGTGGCTATATAGCCTGCTGAACTATCACTGGCGCGACACGCGGGTGCCGGTGCAGTGGGTGACGGGGGCACCGGGGGCGGTGGATGAGGCTACAGACGCACTGGTGGTGCTGCATCAGGAGACCCCAGCACCCGACCTACAACGCCAGGGGAATCGTCTGCGGGTGCAGGCCCGACCGGAGGTGGTGCGTTCCCTGGCGCAACTGCGACCGGACTTGGTGGCGCCAACGGTGCAGGTGAGGGCTGCGGACTTGCCTAGGCCGGACCGTCCCCGTAACCGACGGTCGTTTGCGGAGTTGGGCTGGCCGGAAACGGCGAAAACGGGGGTGGGTGTCCAGAGCTTTCGGTTGACGTTTGACCTGGCCCAGTTGGGGGGACGACCCCGGGATTTGGTCCTGGCGTTACGGTCGCGGTTTAGTCAACGCAGCGAGCGGGACCGGGCAACCATGCGGGCGCAGATTTTTTTCAACGGCGCCTTGGTCAACAGCTTCAACGTGGGCACCGACACCCAGCTCCATGTCACGTTGCCGTTGCCGGAGCGTCGTCTGCAGCGGGTGAATAACCTGGATGTGTTGTTTGTGCCGGATGACCCGGGGAATTGCCTGGCGCCCCGACCGGTGACGGTGCAGGTGCTGGGAGAGTCCTACCTGGATTGGAGCGATTACCAACCCCCCAAAGGTACCCTGGCCGATGTGCCCCAGGCGTTTTTAGGGGAAGGGCAGGTGGTGGTAGATACGGACAATCCGGCGTTGGTGGCGGGCACGGCCCAGGTGTTGGGGATGCTCAGCCGCTTGGCCAGACGGCCCCTACTGCCCCAGGTGCTACCGGCACAGGAGATTGGCAACTGGAACAATCTACCGGGGCGACCGGCCTGGCGGTTGGTGGGCGCAGGACCCCAAACCCCCTTCAATAGCCCGATTCGCTTGGCACAGGATTTCACCATCATCAATCCCGCGAATCAGCAGCCCCTGTTGCAGGCCCGGTTGGGGGTGAGTATTGGCCTGTTGCAGGCGTTTTTGCACCAGGGAACGCCGACGCTGTGGTTGTCCTGGTGGGGGGATAGGCCGGAGGTGGCAGCTCAGACCGGTGCGACCCTAGCTGACCCCATCGCCAGTTGGGGCAATCAACTCCAGGGGAATGTGGTGACGGTGACGCCCCAGGGTCAGTTGGAGATGTGGGATTTGAGTGGTGAAACGGTGCAGGTGACCTACCCGACTGAGCTAAATTGGTGGTTGATCCTGCGCCGGTATCGCTGGGTATTCCTCGTCCTGTTTTTGGCCTTCGGTGCCCTGGTAGCCTGGCGATTGTACCAACGACTGGGTCAGCCTCCCAAAGCACCCACGCCCCCTACCCCTTAAGCCCATGCGCTCCTTCGACCCTGCGGTTTTGGTGACGGCTGGCTTGCTCACCCCTGACCAATGGGCCCAGGTGCAACAGCGATTACAGGATTGTACCCTGCGGGATGCGCTCAAGGAACTCGGCATTAGCGAGAATGCCTATATTACAGCCCGGGCCAGAATGACCCACGAAATGCTACTGCGGGAATGGTTGCAGGACCACCGGTTGGATTTGGGCCTAAGTCAGGTGCGCCCGCCCCACTACTGGAGTCAAGTGGAGCTTTTCCCTTGCGCTTGGCAGGATGATCGCACCCTGGCAGTGGCGGTCACCGACGGGAGTTATCCCCACGCCCAGACCATCGTGGCGACCATTTGGCCCTGTGCCCAGGTGTCCCCTTTGCTAGCAACCAGCACCGAAATTGGGCGTTTGGTGGTGCATTTGCATCTGGGGCAAAAGCTGGTGCAGGCGGGTATGGTGACCCCCCAGCAGTGGCAGGAGGTGGTGGACATCTGCCGGCGCAACGGTTCCCCCATCGGTCAGGTGCTCACCCGCTTGGATTACGTAAAGCCACAGGCCTTGTTACAGGTTCTGGTGGAACTCACGGGCTGCCCTAGCTACTCCCAGCTCATCGGCACGCCGGCCTGGTCCATGGATGAGCATCTGGTACGGCAGTTTGACCCCCAGGTGATGGCACGGCGGTTGTTTGTGCCTTTGCACTGGGTTGATGAGCGCACACTGCTGGTGATGGTGCAAGACCCTTTGGATATGGGGGTCAATGGGGAAATTCACCGGCGATTTCCGGGGGTGGAAATCACTAAAGTCCTGGGCACAGAAAGCGATGTGACCTATTTACTGGATGGGGTGTTTCGCCGGTTGTGGAGTTGGCAGGCGGTGTATCGGTTGCTGGCCCGCTCTCCCCGGGAATCGGCAGCCCAGGTTTTCACGCCGGCCCAAATCCTTTGCCTGTACAGTTTGGGGGTACTGTTGGTTGGGGGATTGCTGCACCACCCATCCCTCACTTTGTCTATTGTTCTGTCGGTGATCAACTTGTTTTACATCGCTGCCATTGGGTTCAAGTTGTTGTTGAGTTTGGTGGGGTCGGTGGACCGCAAACAGTACATTTCCCTCGAGGAAATTGCCCAGCTCAAAGACGAGGAACTCCCGGTTTACACCATCCTGGTGCCTGTCTATAACGAGCCGGCCATCGTCTCCATGTTGATTAAGGGGTTAGGGCAACTGGATTACCCCAAGGAAAAACTCGATGTTTTACTGCTACTGGAAGAGAATGACCGGGTGACGATTGAAGCGGCCAAGGCTGCCCATCCCCCCCGCTATATCCGTTTCATCTACATCCCCGACAGTCAGCCCAAAACCAAACCCAAGGCCTGCAATTACGGTTTGGCCTTTGCCCAAGGCCAATATCTCACCATCTACGACGCGGAGGATATCCCGGACCCGGACCAGCTCAAAAAAGCCATCATTGCTTTTCGCAAGGGTCCCCCCAATCTGGTTTGTGTGCAGGCGGCGCTCAATTATTTCAACCGGGACGAAAACTTTTTGACCCGCATGTTTACCCTGGAGTATTCCTACTGGTTTGACTATTTACTGCCGGGGCTGGACCGGTTGGGCCTGCCGATTCCTTTGGGGGGCACCAGCAATCATTTCCGCACGGACCGGTTGTTGGAGTTGGGGGGTTGGGACCCGTTTAATGTGACGGAGGATGCGGATTTGGGGATTCGCGCCAGCCAGCGGGGGTATCGGGTGGGGGTGATTGATTCGACGACCTACGAAGAAGCTAACTGTCGCCTGAAAAACTGGATTCGCCAACGCTCCCGCTGGATTAAGGGCTATATGCAAACCTGGCTGGTGCATAACCGCAATCCCTGGCGTTCGTTGCGTACGTTGGGATTAGGGAACTGGCTGGCCTATCAGTTTTTTGTGGGGGGGACGGTGGTGTGTTTTTTGAGCAATCCCCTGCTGTGGTTGCTGTTTATTTATGCGGCGATTTCCCGCGCCCCCTGGCTGGAACAACTGTTTCCTGGCTGGATTTTGTACGTTTCCCTGTTTAATTTGCTCCTGGGCAACAGCATCGGTATTTATCTGAACATGATCGCGGTGTTTCGCCGGAAATACTACAGTTTGACTCCCTACGCGCTGCTAAATCCGGTGTACTGGTTATTGCATTCGGCGGCGGCCTATATGGCCCTTTGGCAACTGTTTACCAAGCCCTTTTACTGGGAAAAGACGATTCACGGCCTGAGCAAATTCACCCAGCATGCCCCCCTAGCCAAAGCACCACAACCACAGGGGCACGGTTAACAAAACACCGGCGGTGGTCAGGGCGATGGTGGCCGCCAGAATGTCCCGGTCTAGTTCGTATTCTTCAGCAAAGATCAAGGTGGCGATGGCAGTAGGCATCCCGGCCATGAGGACCACCGCCAGACGTTCCCCGTCTTGTACCTGGGCGAGGGTGAGCGCCAATCCCACCAGCAGGGGCATGACCCCAATGCGCATCAGGGCCGGCCAGGCAGCCAGTCGCCAACTGCCGTTCCATCCCACCTGATACAACCGCCAACCGGTGAGTACAAAGGCTGCACCGATGACCACTGGCACCGACTGGTCTAACGCCGTCTCCAACCAGCCGGGAAACAGCAGCGGGCGGCACAGGTAACTTAAGGCGAAGGCCCAGAGGGTCGGAGTGAGCAGTAGCTTTTTCCAGTCGTAGGCCGTTGCCGTCTGCCGCGCGCCAAAATACCCCGCCACCCAAATCCCAATCCCGTAGGTGCCCAGGAGATTATTGGTCAAGCTGTAGCTCACCACCCAGTCCCAGGCGTGGCTATCCACCAGTCCCGGCGCGATCCCCAGCCCCACAAACCCCGTATTCACCAGGGTACCGGCCAGCACCAGGCTCCCCTGCTGGGCAATAGAGAGTTTGGCGGACCACCAGCGCACCCCCAGCCACATCAGCGCCAGATTCCCACAAATGACCGCCAGCGCCAGCAGGGGCACCACCCACACCAGCCCGTCAAAGTCCGTATGGCGCACCAGGGCGAAAATTTGCAGCGGCACCCCCACCCAGTACAAGGTGCGCCCCAACAGATGGGGGAATGACTCCGGCAGCCACCGTTGCGTCAGGAGTCCCAGCCCCGTCCAGAGCACAAACGGCGTGTAAACGTGGATGACCGACTCCATGCAACGTTCGGTTATTGCCCGCTCCAATTACGGTTTCTGCGGCTGCGTCTCACGCTTGGGCTGCTCCAGAATAAGATTAGCAGGTCAAAGGTGTCAACCGATGACCATGCCAAACTGTCAAATAGGAGGTGAGGGCTATGGCTTTGGTACGCTGGGTTGACCCGTTCCGGGAATTGGAAATCATGCGGCGGCAGATGGACCGGTTGTTTGACGAAATGCTGCGCCGCGACGACGACACGCAAGTGAACCGGGGGGTGGATTGGGTGCCGGCGGTGGAGTTGCAAGACACGCCTGACGCCCTGATCCTGAAGGCGGAAATTCCCGGTGTCAAAAAAGAAGACCTGGATGTGAGCGTCACGCGGGAAGCCGTGCAAATTGCCGGTGAACACCGCTTTGAAAAACGGGAAGAAAGCAAGGGCGCGGTGCGGACGGAATTGCGCTATGGCCGGTTCCAACGGGTGATCCCCTTGCCCGTACCGGTGGCGCACGACCAAACCAAGGCGGAATACCGCGATGGCATCTTGACCCTGACCTTGCCCAAGGCTCCGGAAGTCAAGACCCAAGTGTTCAAACCCCAACTGACCGAGGCCCAAAGCTAATCTATCCGTTTGACTCCCTGCCGGTTGCCAGCCCCCGGGAAGGGGGATTTTTTTTATTGGCCCCGGTTTATAATTTGCGCCGCAGGTAGCTACCAGACCGGCAGGGGCAAATCAACTCTTGGCTAAGACTGTCGGATGCCTTCAGGACTCCCATAAATTTGCCCTTTTTGTGCAGGTAAGGCCGAGATAGAGCAAGTCCTTCCCCTAACCAATAGTGGCGCAACGACTGTCAGTTTTGCTGGGCCACATTCATGGTTGATGCGCGTTGTTTCCCCTGGCCACATCTCAAGTTAATCCCACGGCAAACGGACCGACAAATTCTTGCTGGATAAACACGGTTGATAGCCAGGGTAGACAACTGTGGGATAATTTTACTGTGGTTGCCATAGGAGCAAGGCCTTTCCATGAGCACCAAAAGTGCAGAAATTATTGCCATCGGTACGGAATTACTGCTGGGGGAAATTACCAACACCAATGCCCAATTTTTGGCCCAGGAGTTGGCCGCCTTGGGTATTCCCCACTATTTCCAAACGGTCGTCGGCGACAATATCGAGCGTATTCATCAGGTGCTGGACTACGCCACCCGGCGCTCCCAATTGATTCTCTGCACCGGCGGTTTGGGTCCCACGCCCGATGACTTGACCACGGAGGCCATCGCCCAGTTTTTCCAGACGCCCCTGGTGGAACATCCAGACATCTTTGCCGAGATTCAGGCCAAGTACGCCCGCCGGGGACTGCTTACCCCAGAAAACAACCGCAAGCAGGCCCTTTTACCCCAGGGCGCCCAAGTCATCCCTAACCCCCGGGGTACGGCACCCGGCATGATCTGGTCCCCCCGCCCTGAGGTCACCATCATGACCTTTCCAGGGGTTCCCAGCGAGTTGCAGGCCATGTGGCGGGAAACGGCGGTGCCCTACTTACACCAACACGGCTGGGTGACCCAGGTGTTTTTGAGCCGCAATCTCCGGTTTTGGGGGATTTCTGAAGCGGCGCTGGCAGAAAAGGTGCGGGATTTTTTTGACCTGACGAACCCGACGGTGGCTCCCTATGCGGGTAAGGGGGAAACGCGGCTGCGGATTACGGCGCGAGCTAAAGACCGGGAAACGGCCCTGGCCTTGATTGCTCCGGTCGAGCAGCAGTTGCGGGAGCGGGTGGGGGCGGACTGCTACGGGGCGGATGAGGAGACGCTGGCCCAGGTGGTGGGGCGGCTACTGCAGGAACGACAGGAAACCCTGGCGGTGGCGGAATCCTGTACCGGGGGGTTGTTAGGGGCCATGATCACCGATGTGCCGGGAAGTTCGGCCTATTTTCAGGGGGGAATCGTGGCCTATGCTAATGCGGTCAAGGAACAACTGCTCCAGGTACCAGCGACGGTGCTGGCCACCCAGGGAGCCGTCAGTGCAGCAACCGCAGCGGCGATGGCCAAGGGGGTACGGGAACGGCTGGGAACCACCTGGGGCCTAAGCATGACGGGCATTGCTGGACCAGGGGGAGCTACAGCAACCAAACCGGTGGGGCTGGTGTACATCGGGTTGGCGGGGCCGGCGGGACTGGTGCAGTCTTGGGAACATCGCTTTAGCCCGGAGCGGGGCCGTGATTGGATTCGCCACCTGAGCGCCTGTCAAGCCCTAGACCACCTACGGCGCGTATTGCTGCACCCGGTCTAAAAACCGTTGGACTTGGGTAGGACATCCCCCCCAATGGCAGTGGAGGTAAGAAGCATGCAGGGTGGCATGGCCGTAGCAGGGTTCGGCTGTCCCACCGGTGACCTGAGAGTAATGAAACTCATGTCCCACCAGGGTTTCTCCCCAGCTGACAAAACAGGTGTCCCGATTGACCAGTACACGTCGGTAACCCAGAGTTAGGCGCTGGGTCATGGCGGTGGTAATGGGTAAAGCCCCCACCATCGGCCAGGTGCGCCCGGAGAGGTCCGTCAGGCTCTGGCCCAGCACCATCAACCCCCCACACTCCCCATAGACCGGCAATCCCTGGGCAATCCGCCGCCGCAGGTCACAGCAAACGTCCCTTTGACTGCTTAAGGCTTCGGCATAGAGTTCGGGATAGCCACCCCCCAGCAACAACCCATGGACGTCCGGGGGCAAGGGTCCGTCCTGAAGGGGACTCCAAAACCTGAGGGTGACGCCCGCTGCCTGCAACAGAGCCAAGCCATCGTCGTAGTAGAAACAAAAGGCGGCATCGCGGGCGATCGCCAAGGTCACGGGTTTCTGGCAATGGAGGGTCGGCCAGGGGGGATGGCTCAAACCCCGGGGGGAAACCTGGAGCAACGGTCGCAGCCGGTCCCAGTCAAAACAGGTTTGGCCGCAGTGGACCAGGGCAGCGCGCCAGGGAGTTAAATCGGCGGCTTCCAGGGGAGTAACCAGCCCCAGGTGGCGTTCCGGGCGGTGTAGGGCATCCCAGCGGCGACATTCCCCCAGGATGGGAACACCCAACGGCTCCAAGGCTTGGCGTAGTAATTGGCTGTGACGGTCACCGGCCACCCGGTTGAGCACTACCCCGGCGATGGATACGGCAGGGTCCCAACTGCGATAACCGTGCACCACAGCGGCCACCGAACCTGCTAACCGCTGGCAATCCACCACCAACACCACCGGCAAATTCAACAGCCGAGCGATGTCAGCCGTACTGCTGGGGCCGTCAAACAACCCCATTACCCCTTCGACTAGGGCATAGGATGCATCGCGGGTGTGATAGGCGTAACAGCGTTGGACGTAGGCTGGCGACGTGAGCAGAACATCCAAGTTGGGGCAGGGGCGTTGGGTGATCCAGCGGTGCCACAGGGGGTCGAGATAATCCGGTCCCATCTTAAACGACTGCACCTTTTCCCCTTGGGCCGTCAAAGCGGCTAATATCGCCAGAGTAACCGTAGTTTTACCAACACTACTGCGCTCTCCAGCCAGGATTAAACCCATTTAATCTACTAACACCTTGGGGGGCAGCAACCACAGCAGTTGCGCTTGCCCCACCGGCGACCCCTGATCTGGCAACTCCAGCAGGACCACACCCGCTTTTTTCAACACCAGCTTGTCCCGTGCTTCCCCCCAGACCAACCGCTCGGCCCAGTGTCCTAAATCCGGCTGATGTCCCACCAGCGCTACCGGCCCTCCCCCCTGGTCCAACCATTCCTGCCACCAGGTCAACCATTGGTGCCAATCCCCATCCGGCTGCAGGGCTTCGTGGACCACCGGCATCGGCCCCATGCCCGCTTCGTGACAAATCACTGCCGTCTGACTGGCCCGCAGGTAGGGACTCGTCAAAATCACGTCCACCTGCACCCCTAACTCCACTAGCCGTTGGGCCACCGCCCGCGTTTTCTTGTAACCTTCCTTGGTTAAGACCCGCTGACTGTCGGGCTGGTCTGGCTCCGGCTCCTGGGCAATCCCGTGACGAATCAGGTAGAGTTTCATAGCCCCAATTTTAACCCAGGGACGCCACCTGCAAACCCAGAACTAACCGATCAACCGGTAACGGGCCTGTACCCTGGGGCCTGATCAACAAATTAAAGAAAAAACATCAATAACACCCGTTTCAGGTTACGGACCAGCAACTGAGCGAATAAGCATCGCTGGCCAAGGACAACTGGATACTGCAATCAGCCTTGGGGTGGGTGTTCATGGAGCCGAGCGGAATCGAACCGCTGTCCGCATCGGGTAGTAGCGTCCGAATCGTTCACAGGCTTAGGTGTCTTCACCCAGACACCAGGGGCCGATTTTGTCCCAAACCGACCAGGGGTTCACGGTTAACCCTTGGCTAACAGGCAACCGTGCAAATCCTG
This genomic window from Gloeomargarita sp. SRBZ-1_bins_9 contains:
- a CDS encoding glycosyltransferase → MRSFDPAVLVTAGLLTPDQWAQVQQRLQDCTLRDALKELGISENAYITARARMTHEMLLREWLQDHRLDLGLSQVRPPHYWSQVELFPCAWQDDRTLAVAVTDGSYPHAQTIVATIWPCAQVSPLLATSTEIGRLVVHLHLGQKLVQAGMVTPQQWQEVVDICRRNGSPIGQVLTRLDYVKPQALLQVLVELTGCPSYSQLIGTPAWSMDEHLVRQFDPQVMARRLFVPLHWVDERTLLVMVQDPLDMGVNGEIHRRFPGVEITKVLGTESDVTYLLDGVFRRLWSWQAVYRLLARSPRESAAQVFTPAQILCLYSLGVLLVGGLLHHPSLTLSIVLSVINLFYIAAIGFKLLLSLVGSVDRKQYISLEEIAQLKDEELPVYTILVPVYNEPAIVSMLIKGLGQLDYPKEKLDVLLLLEENDRVTIEAAKAAHPPRYIRFIYIPDSQPKTKPKACNYGLAFAQGQYLTIYDAEDIPDPDQLKKAIIAFRKGPPNLVCVQAALNYFNRDENFLTRMFTLEYSYWFDYLLPGLDRLGLPIPLGGTSNHFRTDRLLELGGWDPFNVTEDADLGIRASQRGYRVGVIDSTTYEEANCRLKNWIRQRSRWIKGYMQTWLVHNRNPWRSLRTLGLGNWLAYQFFVGGTVVCFLSNPLLWLLFIYAAISRAPWLEQLFPGWILYVSLFNLLLGNSIGIYLNMIAVFRRKYYSLTPYALLNPVYWLLHSAAAYMALWQLFTKPFYWEKTIHGLSKFTQHAPLAKAPQPQGHG
- a CDS encoding zf-HC2 domain-containing protein, whose amino-acid sequence is MLTTRHESLDRFELLSAYVDGEVSPEERALVEHWLATDPEAQRLYRQLVQLHELCQELPAPTPGMPVDEVVTGVLTRITRRARKRLVWSGLLVAASALVGGVLSGLVTRTPTPELAQQPSPSVSTATLRNPQRALRITLEQPPVTIPAQLREQIRD
- a CDS encoding phospholipase D-like domain-containing protein, whose protein sequence is MTWPKFLRVIPILILAVAPFGCGLRPKVRPLPQDPMIQAYFNQSEAATYRDPYRTKVPERYGDNFEAIILREIENATRSIDVAVQEIRLPLVAKALVQKHQAGVRVRVILENSYNVALSQLTEAQVDELNPHSRSRYEEVFQLMDTNGDGRLSQEEINNGDAIIIFQNGNVPLIDDTADGSKGSGLMHHKFMVFDERRVLVTSANFTTSDMHGDFGSPESRGNPNSLLLIDSPEVARLFVEEFNIMWGDGPGGLPDSRFGIQKPLRPPQTLNVGNGRLTVMFSPARRRQWHQSTNALIAETLSQAQRSIDLALFVFSEQPLVDVMEPLHNKGVRIRALIEPDFAYKYYSETLDMWGLALPRKGTCKYEPNNAPWRNPAREVGVPKLPKGDRLHHKFGLIDNYIVIVGSHNWTPAANHNNDETLLVIRNATVAAHFQREFERLMRNAQLGPPGWLLRAVKEADRNCGRVVGP
- a CDS encoding AEC family transporter codes for the protein MESVIHVYTPFVLWTGLGLLTQRWLPESFPHLLGRTLYWVGVPLQIFALVRHTDFDGLVWVVPLLALAVICGNLALMWLGVRWWSAKLSIAQQGSLVLAGTLVNTGFVGLGIAPGLVDSHAWDWVVSYSLTNNLLGTYGIGIWVAGYFGARQTATAYDWKKLLLTPTLWAFALSYLCRPLLFPGWLETALDQSVPVVIGAAFVLTGWRLYQVGWNGSWRLAAWPALMRIGVMPLLVGLALTLAQVQDGERLAVVLMAGMPTAIATLIFAEEYELDRDILAATIALTTAGVLLTVPLWLWCFG
- a CDS encoding cellulose biosynthesis cyclic di-GMP-binding regulatory protein BcsB, producing MRRWQWLVAVVVGTNLLASSLPGQAQLVPRRQRQRVARQQPAVVAATQNQPNLPRRVISLQQLGYTRPVVLRGPNPEFGVSIPIHGRGLDVQQSFVQLELAPSPVLKGDSTVRILVNGRPERVIPVKELIPQKTVRIPLRMPPPGERFISVGIEGFLRISQDFCQDAISGNLFLTVGENSFFQLVPTATDNSIYAWFRPTYRRVVMAVPPQMDQATTQAALWLYSLLNYHWRDTRVPVQWVTGAPGAVDEATDALVVLHQETPAPDLQRQGNRLRVQARPEVVRSLAQLRPDLVAPTVQVRAADLPRPDRPRNRRSFAELGWPETAKTGVGVQSFRLTFDLAQLGGRPRDLVLALRSRFSQRSERDRATMRAQIFFNGALVNSFNVGTDTQLHVTLPLPERRLQRVNNLDVLFVPDDPGNCLAPRPVTVQVLGESYLDWSDYQPPKGTLADVPQAFLGEGQVVVDTDNPALVAGTAQVLGMLSRLARRPLLPQVLPAQEIGNWNNLPGRPAWRLVGAGPQTPFNSPIRLAQDFTIINPANQQPLLQARLGVSIGLLQAFLHQGTPTLWLSWWGDRPEVAAQTGATLADPIASWGNQLQGNVVTVTPQGQLEMWDLSGETVQVTYPTELNWWLILRRYRWVFLVLFLAFGALVAWRLYQRLGQPPKAPTPPTP
- a CDS encoding Hsp20/alpha crystallin family protein — encoded protein: MALVRWVDPFRELEIMRRQMDRLFDEMLRRDDDTQVNRGVDWVPAVELQDTPDALILKAEIPGVKKEDLDVSVTREAVQIAGEHRFEKREESKGAVRTELRYGRFQRVIPLPVPVAHDQTKAEYRDGILTLTLPKAPEVKTQVFKPQLTEAQS
- a CDS encoding sigma-70 family RNA polymerase sigma factor, with amino-acid sequence MSAAWSRFEVPSVPVGKLTTEELVCRCQQGLQPDRAAFTELVRRHQTHVERLLYHLAADWPDRADLVQEVWVRAYRHIKRLQDPKKFRSWLSRIATNLFYDELRRRKRQRMTVSLDAPRQMGHTDVDWDLPCDHPGPSDDLATQEFYERLQRAIAELPEVFRTTIILRELEGLAYEEIAEITGTSLGTVKSRIARARARLQSQLKPYLDS